The sequence TTCCCGCTCGCCGTGCTGACGGTGGCGGTCTGCGCGCTGCTGATCGTCGGCCCCGCGATCCTGGTCGCTGAATGGCTGTCGCTGCGGGGATGGTTCTATTTCGCGGTCACGGGCGCGATCACCTCCATCGCCTTTGGCGTTCTTGTCCCGGGCTCGGCCGGAGGCTTTGTCTTCAATCCGGGCTTTCTCGGCTTCCTGGCCACGGCCGGCACCGTCGCCGGTTCGGTCTACTGGCTCCTGGCCGGGCGCAGGTCCGGCCGTCTGATGCCGCGAGATCCCGGATGACCCGTCTCGTCGCCTATCTCGTTCGCCTTGCCATGATCCTGTTCGGCTATGCCGTCGCCTCGCTGGCGGCGAGCGCCTTCCTCAACGTCCTGTTCCTGGCCTCGCTCGGCTACACGCCTGACCACACGCACCCGACGGCGACGGCTTCGCTGTATTTCTCGATTCCCTTCGTCGCCCTGTTCGTTGCCTATTTCGCCTTCCTGCCGGCGGTGATCGTCATCCTGGTCGCCGAAATCCTCGGCCGGCGCGACTGGCTGTACTATGCGCTGGCGGGTGCGGTGGTGGCGACCGTCTTCCTCGGCCTGGTCGACCACGCCCAAGAGTCCACCTTCGCGATCACCGACACCAGCGCCATCATGGCGGTGATCGGCGGCGGCATGGTCGGCGGCATCTTCTACTGGCTGAGCGCCGGGCGCTGGGCCGGAAGCTGGTGGAAGGACGAGAGCGCCTCTACTTCGCCTGGGCCGTCAGGATCTTGAGCGCGAAGGCTGAGAACACGCCGGCGAAGAGATAGTCGACCACCCGCGTGACGCGCGGGCTGGCCTTCATCGCCGCGGAGAATTTCTCTGCCGCCAGCACCATCGGCGCCGTCACCGGGATCGACAGCACGATGAACATCAAGCCCAGGAAGAACAGCTTGCCCGGCGCGTGCGGATCATGCGCGGAGACGAATTGCGGCAGGAAGGTCATGAAGAACAGGATGATCTTCGGGTTGAGCAAATTGACGCCGAGCCCGGCCGCCCAGCTGCGCAGCAGCGAGATTTGCGGGCCTGTCTTCTTCTCCGGCGAAAAGGCCGAGCCCTTGGCGATGGCCTGCCAGGCCAGGAAGACGAGATAGCCGGCGCCAAAGATCTTCAGCACGAAGAAGGCCATCGGCGAGGCGACGATCAGCGCCGAGACCCCGACCACCACCAGCGTGGTGTGGATCAGCGTGCCGCACAGCGCGCCCGCCATCGAGGCAAAGCCGGTGGCGCGCCCCTGGCTCAGCGTGCGCGAAACGAACAGGGTCATGTCCGGCCCGGGCGTGATCGCCAGGATGACCGTGGCGATGGCGAACTGGATCAGCGTGGCGGTGTCGGGAATGAAGGACATGGCAGGCCCCAGGGAACGCGTAGGCCTATACAGGATGCGGTGTGACGGCGCCAGACAAAGCATTGATCCAGCATGGCAATCGCTTCGGCAACTACAGTTCCCGCTCGTGGCGGCGAGCGTCAGCCGATGGCTACTCGCATCCTCACAGGCACCTCGAAGGTGGGTGCACCGGTGTCAGCACCGCTGATGAGCCCGATCTGATCGATCGGCTTGGGCCGGCCGAGGAAATAGCCTTGCGCCTCGTTGCAGCCTTCGACCTGCAGGATGGTGAGCTGGACATGGGTCTCGACACCTTCGGCAAGCACGGGAATGTCGAGGCTGCGCCCCAGCGTCAGCACGGCGCGAATGATCGCCTTGGCCTGCGGGCTGCGCTCGACATCGGCCATGAAGGAGCGATCGAGCTTGATCTTGTCGAATGGGAACGAGCGCAGCGTGTCGAGCGAGGAATAGCCAGTGCCGAAATCGTCGATCGCGATCGTCACGCCCAGCGCCTTGATCTGGCGCAGCACGTGCAGCGTGCGCACCTTGTCGGCGACGATCGTCGATTCGGTCAGCTCGAGCTCGAGACGCTTCGGCGACAGGCCGGTCTCGACCAGGATCTGATGGACGAGCGTGGCGAGATCGGCATGGGCGAACTGCACCGGCGACAGATTGACCGCGATCTTGTGGCCATTGTCCCAGGAGGCGGCCTGGCGGCATGCGGTGCGCAGCACCCATTCGCCGATCGCCAGGATGGAACCGTTCTCTTCGGCGATCGGAATGAATTCGGCGGGCGGGATCATGCCGTGCACGGGATGGGTCCAGCGCAGCAACGCCTCGTAGCCGCACGTGGCGCCGGTCTGCACCGAGGTCTGCACCTGATAGTGCAGCGAGAGCTCGCCCCGGTCGATTGCCTGGCGAAGGTCGGTGGCCAGCGCCCGGCGCGCCCGCGCCGTCTCGTCCATCGCCGATTCGTAGAAGCAGACGGCCCGCGTCACGTCGTTCTTGGCTCGGTACATGGCCAGATCCGCATTGCTGACCAGCCTCTCCCGGTCGGCCCCGTCCCGCGGATAGACGGCAACGCCGATGCTGGCGCCGGTGACGGTCTCGAAATCGTCGATCCGCAACGGCTCGAACAATGATTTCTCCAGCCGCGACACCAGGCCGAGCAGGTCGTTCTGGTCCTTGAAGCGCTTGATGGCGGCAAATTCGTCGCCGCCCAGCCGGGCGACGAACTCGCCGTCGCCGGTCAGCTTCGCCAGCCTGCGGGCAATGATCTTGAGCGCCTGGTCGCCGGCGGCGTGTCCCCTGAGGTCGTTGATTTCCTTGAACCGGTCGAGGTCGATGACGATGACGGCGGTCATCGTGTCCTGATGCTCGCGCGCCCGCTCGATCTCATGGTCGAGGCGGTCGTTGAAGGAGACCCGGTTGGCAAGGCCGGTAAGCGAGTCGTTGAGGGCAAGATGCTGCAGCCGCTCGAAGCTTTCGAGCCGACCGCGTTCGTCGATCAGATAGCTGGCGAAGCCGGTGGCGGCGACGATCAGCCCGGCCACGGCGACCGCGACGGCCATCGCTTCCAGGATATCGGGATTGGTCCCCGTGGTGATGAAGGAAAGCGGCGTCACCGCCACCGCCGCCATCGCGGTGAAATGCAGGCCGACGATCGCCAGCACCAGAAGCCCGATGCCGACATAGTGCGACCAGCGGTACGGCCGGCGCATCGCATGGCCGACCGCCACGGAGGAGAATGCCATCGCGATCAGCACGGAAGCGACGACGTAGAAGGCGTCCCATTCGACGATGCCGGCCACGTGATAGGCCATCATGCCGGTATAGTGCATGGCCGAGATCGCCAGCCCGACAAGGCATCCGCCCCATTCCGGCGCCAGGCCGCGGCCTTTGTCGAGCGCCAGACCGAAGCCCGCCCCGGTTCCGACCATGGCGATGACCAGGGAGATCATGGTGAACGCCGGATCGAAGGTGATCGGCGCGCCGGGCTGATAGGCCAGCATGGCGATGAAATGCGTGCACCAGATCGAGGAACCGGCCGCGACCGCGGTCAGGAAAAGCCATCCCCGCATCTGCACGCCAACGGTTTTCCTCGCGCGGTCCAGGAGGCCGATCGTCACCCAGCAACCGGTGACGCACATCAGCGCCGCCAGCAGGACGAGCCACAGATTATGCTCCGTGACGATGCATGAAATGACGCGCATCAGGAATGGTCCAAGCCCGAGACACCCGCAACGAGCAGGCAAAAGCCGCTTCGCCACGGTTGCGTGGCCAGGGCAATTCTGTGTCGCTGGTTTAGCGGCAGGACGTGAAAACTTGCTTAAATCCCGGGCATAAATGCAGCCCATGATTGTAGCAGGTTGTTTCCCAGGCGCTTTATCGCAAACCGAGGACCGCGCTAGCGAAAAGCTTGATGCGGTTCTATGCCCTCGCCGCGCGCTGGATCAGCAGTCTGGCGCCGCGCCTGCTTGCTCGCTTTGCCGTTCCTGCTAAAAGGCGCTCCGACAATGCGTGACGCCCTTGCCCAGGCGTCCGCCACCGACGGAGCAGAAATGTCCAAGACCAAAGACGTCAAGAAAGTCGTGCTCGCCTATTCCGGCGGCCTCGACACATCCATCATCCTGAAATGGCTGCAGACCGAACTCGGCGCCGAAGTCGTCACCTTCACCGCCGATCTCGGCCAGGGTGGCGAGTTGGAGCCGGCACGCAAGAAGGCCGAGATGATGGGCATCAAGGACATCCGCATCGTCGATGTGCGGGAGGAATTCGTCGCCGACTTCGTCTTCCCGATGTTCCGTGCCAACACCGTCTATGAAGGCACCTATCTGCTCGGCACCTCGATCGCGCGGCCGCTGATCTCCAAGCACCTTGTCGACATCGCCAGGGAGACCGGCGCCGATGCGATCGCCCATGGCGCCACCGGCAAGGGCAACGACCAGGTCCGCTTCGAGCTGTCGGCCTATGCGCTGAACCCCGATATCAAAGTCATCGCGCCCTGGCGCGACTGGTCGTTCAAGTCGCGCACCGACCTGATCAACTTCGCCGAGCAGCACCAGATCCCGGTGGCCAAGGACAAAAGGGGCGAGGCGCCGTTCTCGGTCGACGCCAACCTGCTGCACTCCTCTTCCGAGGGCAAGGTGCTGGAAGATCCGTGGAGCGAGCCGCCGGAATTCGTCCACCAGCGCACGGTCTCGCCGATGGACGCGCCGGACAAGGTAACCGAGATCGAGATCGAGTTCCTGAAGGGCGACCCGATCGCGCTCAACGGCAAGAAGCTGTCGCCGGCGACCATGCTGGCCGCCCTCAACGATCTTGGCCGCGACAACGGCATCGGCCGGCTCGACCTGGTCGAGAACCGTTTCGTCGGCATGAAATCGCGCGGCGTCTACGAGACGCCAGGCGGCGCCATCCTGATCGTGGCCCACCGCGCCATCGAATCGATCACGCTCGACCGCGGCGCCGCGCACCTCAAGGACGAGTTCATGCCGCGCTACGCCGAGCTCATCTACAACGGCTTCTGGTTCTCGCCCGAGCGCCTGATGCTGCAGGCGATGATCGACAAGAGCCAGGAAGACGTCGAAGGCACGGTACGGTTGAAGCTCTACAAGGGCAATGTCATGGTCACCGGCCGCAAGTCGAAGAAGACGCTCTATTCCGACGCGCTGGTCACCTTCGAGGACGATCGCGGCGCCTACGACCAGAAGGACGCCGCCGGCTTCATCCGCCTCAATGCGCTGAGGCTGCGCACGCTGGCTGCGCGCAACCGCAAGGGCTGATATCCAGACTGCGGCCTGGCGCTTTGCCAATCAATGTTCGAGAAACCCGGCGGAGACGCCGGGTTTTTATTTGGTACCGCTAATATAGATAAAATGAAGCCGCCTGTAGTCGGTTCCTGTTTGACCTTTTAGCGGCTTCGTTTAAGTTCATTTGCGGGTTTTGGGGTTTTGACAGTGAAAAATAGCATTTCTCTTCTGCTTGGCGCGGTCGTCGTCTTGTCGGTGTGCCAGTCCTCACAGGCAGGCGCCAAACGTGACCCGAAGGTGGATATGAACGAATGTATCGCCTCCGCCCGCACTTCGAACCTTACGTTCAAGCATGACATGGCTTCGTTCATGGGCGTTTCGCAGGAACGCATGCCGGCCCTGTTTTGCCAGCGCCTTGCCGATGGGATACGCACCGGCCGCATCAGCTATTCCGACATAAACAATCTGCAGCTCGACCAGCCGACCGAAATCTGGATGGTCCTCAAGGGCAAGCCAAAGCGGGCTGCACCCACGCATTCCCAGGCGCCGCGGTCGCCCAACTTCCGTAACTGCAGCGGCATTGACGGCGCCTTCCAGGTTCCCGCTTCCCAAAGATGCCCGGCGAGCGGCTACGCGCATTATTGAGAACGATGTGCGCAGGCGCTCGGATTTTTAGTTTTCTTAAGGGTGAGGGGAGCTTTTACAGTGAAAAATAGAATTTTTCTTCTGCTTGCGGTGGTCGCCGTCTTTGCCGGGCACCAATCAACGCAGGCTCTGGCGGCGCAGACATCCAAGTTCCGTACCTGCAAAAGTTTTGATGGCCCGTTCCAGATTCCCGCTTCCCAGCAATGCCCGTTGAGCGGCTATGCGCAGGGTTCCGGAGTTCCGACGGTCATCGAGGGCAAGCGAAAGGCGGTTACCCCGGCGCGGCAGAACCCCAACTTCCGTACCTGCAAAAGTTTTGACGGCCCGTTCCAGATTCCCGTTTCCCAGCAATGCCCGCTGAGCGGTTACGCGCAGGGTTCCGGAGTTCCGACGGTCATCCAGGGCAAGCGAAAGGCGGTTACCCCGGCGCGGCAGAACCCCAACTTCCGCAACTGCAGCGGTATTGACGGCCCCTTCCAGGTTCCCGCTTCCCAGAATTGCCCGTTGAGCGGTTACGCGCATTATTGAGAGTGATGTGCCCAGGCGCTCGGCCATTCCTGGAATCGGTTTCCTGCCCGCCTTGGCTGTCCTGGCAAGCTTGGCTGTTGCCAAAGCCGACGATTATGACCCCGCCTCGCTCGACCTCGCCGCGCTGATCGAATGCAGGGCCGACGTGTCCGCTTATACTGGCTATGCCCTTTGGCTGGCCGGTGATCCCGGCGCGGCCAGCACGCTCGGCTGGAAAGAGGTGCCGTCAGGCAATGCCTTCCTGCGGCAATATCAACTGCCCGCCCCGGCCCATGTCTTCGGTCATGAGACGGGGACAATCGTCTTTACCGCGTCGGGGCCGATGGCAGTGCTTGACGGCATTGCCGCTCCCGACCTCGCCCGGCAGCTCGACGTCCCGGCAATGGTCTCGTCGCCGGACAAATTCCTGGGCGAGAAGGTCGTGGCCGAGAGCACTGACGACACCGGCGGCGTCAGCCTTTCCACGCGCATCACGCTCAACGTCTCGACCGTCGCTTCCCATCCCGGCAAGACGCTGGCCGGCTGCTCCTACGTGCTTGATGTGAA comes from Mesorhizobium japonicum MAFF 303099 and encodes:
- a CDS encoding LysE family translocator, yielding MSFIPDTATLIQFAIATVILAITPGPDMTLFVSRTLSQGRATGFASMAGALCGTLIHTTLVVVGVSALIVASPMAFFVLKIFGAGYLVFLAWQAIAKGSAFSPEKKTGPQISLLRSWAAGLGVNLLNPKIILFFMTFLPQFVSAHDPHAPGKLFFLGLMFIVLSIPVTAPMVLAAEKFSAAMKASPRVTRVVDYLFAGVFSAFALKILTAQAK
- a CDS encoding putative bifunctional diguanylate cyclase/phosphodiesterase, whose translation is MRVISCIVTEHNLWLVLLAALMCVTGCWVTIGLLDRARKTVGVQMRGWLFLTAVAAGSSIWCTHFIAMLAYQPGAPITFDPAFTMISLVIAMVGTGAGFGLALDKGRGLAPEWGGCLVGLAISAMHYTGMMAYHVAGIVEWDAFYVVASVLIAMAFSSVAVGHAMRRPYRWSHYVGIGLLVLAIVGLHFTAMAAVAVTPLSFITTGTNPDILEAMAVAVAVAGLIVAATGFASYLIDERGRLESFERLQHLALNDSLTGLANRVSFNDRLDHEIERAREHQDTMTAVIVIDLDRFKEINDLRGHAAGDQALKIIARRLAKLTGDGEFVARLGGDEFAAIKRFKDQNDLLGLVSRLEKSLFEPLRIDDFETVTGASIGVAVYPRDGADRERLVSNADLAMYRAKNDVTRAVCFYESAMDETARARRALATDLRQAIDRGELSLHYQVQTSVQTGATCGYEALLRWTHPVHGMIPPAEFIPIAEENGSILAIGEWVLRTACRQAASWDNGHKIAVNLSPVQFAHADLATLVHQILVETGLSPKRLELELTESTIVADKVRTLHVLRQIKALGVTIAIDDFGTGYSSLDTLRSFPFDKIKLDRSFMADVERSPQAKAIIRAVLTLGRSLDIPVLAEGVETHVQLTILQVEGCNEAQGYFLGRPKPIDQIGLISGADTGAPTFEVPVRMRVAIG
- a CDS encoding argininosuccinate synthase — its product is MSKTKDVKKVVLAYSGGLDTSIILKWLQTELGAEVVTFTADLGQGGELEPARKKAEMMGIKDIRIVDVREEFVADFVFPMFRANTVYEGTYLLGTSIARPLISKHLVDIARETGADAIAHGATGKGNDQVRFELSAYALNPDIKVIAPWRDWSFKSRTDLINFAEQHQIPVAKDKRGEAPFSVDANLLHSSSEGKVLEDPWSEPPEFVHQRTVSPMDAPDKVTEIEIEFLKGDPIALNGKKLSPATMLAALNDLGRDNGIGRLDLVENRFVGMKSRGVYETPGGAILIVAHRAIESITLDRGAAHLKDEFMPRYAELIYNGFWFSPERLMLQAMIDKSQEDVEGTVRLKLYKGNVMVTGRKSKKTLYSDALVTFEDDRGAYDQKDAAGFIRLNALRLRTLAARNRKG